The DNA sequence GCCGCCGTACGGCTCCCACCAAGGAGTTGGCCGACAGCTACGGCGTGCGTGCCTACGACGATGTCGACGCGCTGCTCGCCGAGGTGGACGCCGTGGCCGTCGCCCTGCCGCCGGCCGTTCAGGGCGACCTGGCGGCGCGGGCCGCACGGGCGGGCTGCCATCTGCTGCTGGACAAGCCGCTCGCGCCAACGGTGGAGCAGGCACGGGCGGTCGTCGAGGCGGTCGAAGGGGCCGGCGTGGCCTCGGTCGTCTTCTTCACCACCCGTTTCCAGCCGGAGACCGAGGCGTGGATCACCGAACAGACGGCTGCGGAAGGCTGGTTCACGGGTCGGGCGGAGTGGCTCGGCGCGGTGTTCAGCGGTGACGGCAACCCGTTCGCGGACTCGCCGTGGCGGCAGGACAAGGGCGCACTGTGGGACGTGGGTCCCCATGCCCTGTCCGTGCTGCTGCCGGTCCTGGGCGACGCCGGGCAGGTGACGGCCGCCGCGCACGGGCCCGGCGACACGGTGCACCTGGTCCTCGACCACGCCGACGGCGCATCCAGCACCCTGACCCTGAGCCTCACGGCACCGGCCGCCGCGGCGGGAGCGACCGTGGAGCTGCGGGGCACGGCCGGTGTGACGCTGATGCCGGAGAGCACCGAGAGCGCGGTGTCCGCCCTGCTCCGGGCCGCGGACGCCCTGCTGACAGCCTCCCGCACCGGCCGGCCGCACCCGTGCGACGCGGCGTTCGGGCTGCGGGTCACCGAGATCCTGGCGGCGGCCGAGGCGTTTTTGAACGGCGACGTCTGACGGATGGGGGCGGGTGGGCCGGCGCCGGAAGCGGGTGGGCGGGCCCTGGAGGCGGGTGGGCCGGCCCGTGAGGCGGGTGGTGCGGTCCTAGAGGTTGTAGCCGCCCGACACCTCGATGTTCTGGGCGGTGACCCAGCGGCTCTCGTCGGAGACGAGCGTGGCGATCATCTTGCCGATGTCGTCGGGTTCGCCGACGCGGCCGAACGCGGTCTTCGCGGCGAGTGCGGGGACGACCTCGGGGAACCGGGTGAAGGCGTCGTCGCCGAGGCGGGTGCGGGTCGCCCCGGGCGAAACCGCGTTGACTCGGATGCCCCGGTCGCTGAACTCCTTGGCCATGTAGCGGGTCAGCACGTCCAGGCCGCCCTTCCTGCCGGCGTACACCGAGTAGCCGGGCTCCAGGCCGGTGGTGGTGGACGCCGAGTTGCTGCTCGTGTTCACGATGGCGCCGCCGTCCGTGATCAGCGGCAACAGCTTCTGCGTGAGGAAGTACGGGCCCTTGAGCAGAACCCGCATGAGCCTGTCGAACAACTCCTCGGTCGTGTCCTCGATCAGCGAGGTCTGCGCGAAGCCGGCGTTGTTCACCAGGTAGTCGAAGGAGTCGCGCTGCCAGGTGTCGCGCAGGACCCCGGCCACGGTGTCGCGGAACCCGTCGAAGGTGCCGGTCTCGCCGACGTCCAGCGGCAGCGCGACGGCCGTACCGCCCTCCTTCTCGATGACGGCGACGGTGTCCTTCCCTCCTTGCGGGTTGTTGCCGTAGGTCAGGATGACTCCGACTCCGCGCTTGGCGATCTCGATCGCGGCGCTCTGTCCGATGCCGGAGCTGGCGCCGGTGACGATGGCGACCTTCATGGTGGTCCTCCCGGGTACGGTCGTATGGAGCTCGATGACTCCATTCAACCGACCTGACCTGCGGAAACGTTAGAACGATGCTCTCTCGTGCTTGCACGATCCTCGCGTGCCCGGGAGCCGGGGCGCGTAGGGGTGCTGCAATGGAGGCATGCAGCTGGAAGAGCTCCGCACCCTGCTGGACCGGCACGTCCGGCCCGACTGGACGACCGCCGTCGACGGCGTCCTGATCTCCAAGGTCGACCGGCCGGATCCGCCGGCGCCCTCCATGTCGGGCACGGTGCTCGCGGTCATCGCCCAGGGCGCGAAACGTCTCGCGCTGGGCGACCGGGTCTTCGAATACGGGCCCGGGCAGTACCTGGTCGCATCCGTCGACCTGCCCGTCACCGGACAGTTCACCCAGGCCGACCCCGAGCAGCCGGCGCTGGGGTTCGGGCTCGTCCTGGAACCGTCCGCGGTCGCCGAGTTGCTGCTGCGGGCCGGGCCCGCGGACACTCCGCGCACGGCCGGAGGTGCGCCGTCGGGGATCGCCGTCAGCGACGCCTCGCCCGCCCTGCTCGACGCGGTGATCCGGCTGCTGCGCCTGCTCGACGAACCCCGCGACCGGGCCGTTCTGGCTCCGCTGGTCAAGCGGGAGATCCTGTGGCGCGTCATCACCGGCGAGCAGGGCGCGACGGTGCGCCAGCTCGGCCTAGCCGACAGCAGTCTCAGCCATGTCTCGCGGGCCGTGCGCTGGATCCGCGAGCACTACGCGCAGCCCTTCCGGGTGGAGGACGTGGCCCGGATGTCCGGCATGAGTGTCTCGGCCTTCTACCGCAACTTCCAGGCGGTGACCGCGATGAGCCCCATCCAGTTCCAGAAACAGATCCGGCTGCAGGAGGCCAGGCTGCTGCTCGCCACCCACCCGGGCGATGTCACCGGAGTGGGGCACCGCGTCGGCTACGACAACCCGTCCCAGTTCAGCCGCGAGTACCGCCGCCAGTTCGGCGCCCCGCCCAGCCAGGACGCCGCCCGCCTGCGCGACGCGGTGCGCACTCCGGCGGGCGCCCTGCCCTGAGCCTTCTGCCGAGGACCTGCTGGACCGGTTCCGGCACTAGATCGCGCAGCCGTTAGGGCCGGGTACGCCGTCGATCCAGTTGGTGCTGTTCTCGATGTAGTAGCTGGACACGATTCCGTACTTGTCCCAGCCCCGCGGCGAGACCATCACCCAGTACGGGTTGCCGCCGACCGTCTGGCCCGGGATCTGGCAGTACACGAGCACCTCGTCCCAGGAGTTGATCTGCCCGATGACCGTGGGGCAGTTCGAGGTGCTCGGCGAGGTGGCGCAGTTGCCCTGGTTCATGTCGCGGACGTTGACCCCGTTCGCCCACACGCCGTACCAACCGCGGCCGTGCCCCTCGGCCGCGGCGCTCTGAGCGGTGGTGAACACGAGGGCGAGTGCTCCGGCAGCGGCGAGTGCCGCGGTCCTCTTGCGCATGACGTTCCTTTCGATGCCGTGGCGGGTCGGCTCGCGGGAGGCTTCCCGCACTCATCGCCCCGCACTGTAGGCAGGCCCAACAGCCCGTGGTCCCTGACATCTGTCAGGGACCGGGGCCCTGAACCGGACGCGATGCTTGGCCACTTGGCCGCCCCGGGCGGAAACTTCCAGGAGTGCCTGCACGATCTGACCGCCGACGACTGGTGGCGCCGGGCGGCCCGGACCTGAGATCAAGGTCCGGGCCGCCCGGTGCCCCTTACGGCTCGAGGCTGCTCCTAGCTACGGCCGGCCCGCCGCATCGAAGTTGATGCGCTCCTTGACCACGGGGAACCCTGCCTTGGCGAAGTTGCGGGCCATGGGGAAGTTGCCCTGGTCGGTCGCTCCGGAGACGAACTCCGCGCCCTGTTCGGCCAGGACGTGGGTGCACTCCGCGAGGAGGTCGTAGGCGTAGCCGTGGCCGCGCTGTTCAGGGACGACTCCGATGAAGCCGATCGTCGGGCCGGAGGGGTTGTGTGCCGGGATGTGGATGCCGGCCAACTCGCCCTCCGGGGTGTGCGCTACCTGCCACCACTCCCGTGGGGACGGGCACCAGTGGAAGAAGTCGAGCTCCTCCTGCGCGGCCTGGTCGAGGCCGCCCTCCGCGATGGCTCGCAGCGCGTGGGCGTCAAGGGTGACGGAGTGGATGCGGCACAGTGCGTCGAAGAAGACGGCGTCATCGGGCTCGGCAACGAAGCGCAGCCGGCCGGGCCGTTCGGGCAGGCCGAGTTCCGGGGTCCAGCGGTACAGGAAGCGTTCCACCAGGAGTTCGTAGCCGGCCGCACGCGCGGCGCCGAAGCGGGCCTCGGCCGCGGCCTTCAGGTCGGGCTCGTCCCGCCAGCCGCCGGGCAGGTTGATCTCGAGTTCGACCTGCCAGGGAGCGGAGCGCAGGAGTTCGGCGCCGGCCTCCTCCTCGCCCTCGGCGACGTCGAACCAGTTGATGTTGATGGGCTCCGAGTCGTCGGGGCCGCCCCACCAGGCGCCGCGAGCGACGACCGTGCCGTCGCGCAGGGCAACTCGCTTCCACTCGGGGCGGAAACGGGTCCGCCGGTGACCCT is a window from the Streptomyces sp. NBC_00299 genome containing:
- a CDS encoding Gfo/Idh/MocA family protein, with the protein product MRIGLLGTGPWAQMAHAPALSRHTELDFVGVWGRRTAPTKELADSYGVRAYDDVDALLAEVDAVAVALPPAVQGDLAARAARAGCHLLLDKPLAPTVEQARAVVEAVEGAGVASVVFFTTRFQPETEAWITEQTAAEGWFTGRAEWLGAVFSGDGNPFADSPWRQDKGALWDVGPHALSVLLPVLGDAGQVTAAAHGPGDTVHLVLDHADGASSTLTLSLTAPAAAAGATVELRGTAGVTLMPESTESAVSALLRAADALLTASRTGRPHPCDAAFGLRVTEILAAAEAFLNGDV
- a CDS encoding SDR family NAD(P)-dependent oxidoreductase — encoded protein: MKVAIVTGASSGIGQSAAIEIAKRGVGVILTYGNNPQGGKDTVAVIEKEGGTAVALPLDVGETGTFDGFRDTVAGVLRDTWQRDSFDYLVNNAGFAQTSLIEDTTEELFDRLMRVLLKGPYFLTQKLLPLITDGGAIVNTSSNSASTTTGLEPGYSVYAGRKGGLDVLTRYMAKEFSDRGIRVNAVSPGATRTRLGDDAFTRFPEVVPALAAKTAFGRVGEPDDIGKMIATLVSDESRWVTAQNIEVSGGYNL
- a CDS encoding AraC family transcriptional regulator; this encodes MQLEELRTLLDRHVRPDWTTAVDGVLISKVDRPDPPAPSMSGTVLAVIAQGAKRLALGDRVFEYGPGQYLVASVDLPVTGQFTQADPEQPALGFGLVLEPSAVAELLLRAGPADTPRTAGGAPSGIAVSDASPALLDAVIRLLRLLDEPRDRAVLAPLVKREILWRVITGEQGATVRQLGLADSSLSHVSRAVRWIREHYAQPFRVEDVARMSGMSVSAFYRNFQAVTAMSPIQFQKQIRLQEARLLLATHPGDVTGVGHRVGYDNPSQFSREYRRQFGAPPSQDAARLRDAVRTPAGALP
- a CDS encoding GNAT family N-acetyltransferase — encoded protein: MTDPVIRALSTSDAHLFDAHPDPLGAREGHRRTRFRPEWKRVALRDGTVVARGAWWGGPDDSEPININWFDVAEGEEEAGAELLRSAPWQVELEINLPGGWRDEPDLKAAAEARFGAARAAGYELLVERFLYRWTPELGLPERPGRLRFVAEPDDAVFFDALCRIHSVTLDAHALRAIAEGGLDQAAQEELDFFHWCPSPREWWQVAHTPEGELAGIHIPAHNPSGPTIGFIGVVPEQRGHGYAYDLLAECTHVLAEQGAEFVSGATDQGNFPMARNFAKAGFPVVKERINFDAAGRP